One part of the Gossypium raimondii isolate GPD5lz chromosome 1, ASM2569854v1, whole genome shotgun sequence genome encodes these proteins:
- the LOC105775638 gene encoding G-type lectin S-receptor-like serine/threonine-protein kinase At1g11330 isoform X2 produces MGKTISCSVLLALISCFYLLFATALDTITPSKSIKDPDVIISQKGLFRLGFFSLVNSSNRYVGILYHQIPIQTVVWVANRNRPLKDSSGILTISDDGNLVVSNGKAEILWSTNVNNTAPNATTAQLLDSGNLVLSNGEDGASSLWESFEDPSNAFIETMKISTDVKTGRKVELKSWKSIDDPSDGNFSLSLEPFNSPEGIIRKNNQLYYRTGPWNGNTFIGLIDNELDSQGKFIEWKWDEGKGNWINKYSSYQTNCDVYGYCGAFGICDSSKRTICSCLKGFKPRNIEEWSRGNWSSGCSRTTLLHCQRDNNGSGASQGDDGFLEMKMMKVPAFPHLSSISNGQCKDQCMNMKNCSCVAYAYDDGIGCMLWSGDLIDVQKFSASGVDLYIRLPSSELDKEKSSKVIVITTVTAGIVVITISALFLWCGMAKQRGTNKRHKQIKHKSYSENVRESLIGVKLQQLPLFNFEELATATNNFHPEKRLGQGGFGPVYKGTLDDGKEIAVKRLSKASGQGLEEFMNEVVVISKLQHRNLVRLLGCCVEAEEKILVYEFMPNKSLDAFLFDPIRQRLLDWRKRFNIIEGISRGLLYLHRDSRLKIIHRDLKASNVLLDQDLNPKISDFGMARIFGGDENQANTKRVVGTYGYMSPEYAMQGQFSEKSDVFSYGVLLLEIVSGRRNTSFYNNKDDLSLLGYAWKLWREGNIWGLVDKVILESKSYSNNEKEIWRCIHVGLLCVQEYTKDRPTISTVISMLNSEISDLNTPKQPAFTQAPLMSHDVEDRGSLNGVTLTNLDGR; encoded by the exons ATGGGAAAAACTATTAGCTGCTCTGTTTTACTAGCTTTAATATCTTGCTTTTACTTACTATTTGCCACTGCTTTAGACACAATAACACCATCAAAATCCATCAAAGACCCTGATGTTATAATCTCCCAGAAAGGTCTTTTCCGATTGGGATTCTTCAGCTTGGTTAACTCCAGCAATCGTTATGTAGGGATATTGTACCATCAAATCCCCATACAAACTGTTGTATGGGTGGCAAATAGAAACAGGCCTCTCAAAGACTCTTCTGGGATTCTCACCATATCAGATGATGGCAACCTTGTTGTTTCCAATGGAAAAGCTGAGATTCTTTGGTCAACAAATGTTAACAATACAGCTCCTAATGCAACAACTGCCCAGCTTTTAGACTCCGGAAACCTTGTCCTTAGTAATGGTGAGGATGGAGCAAGCAGCTTATGGGAGAGTTTCGAAGATCCTTCTAATGCCTTCATTGAAACTATGAAGATCAGCACTGATGTTAAAACGGGTCGTAAAGTGGAGCTGAAATCATGGAAAAGCATTGATGACCCATCTGATGGTAACTTTTCTCTTAGCCTTGAACCTTTCAACAGTCCAGAGGGCATCATTAGGAAGAATAACCAGCTCTATTATCGGACCGGTCCATGGAATGGGAATACCTTTATTGGCTTAATAGATAA TGAATTAGATTCTCAAGGAAAATTCattgaatggaaatgggatgaGGGGAAAGGGAACTGGATAAACAAGTACTCTAGTTATCAAACAAATTGTGATGTTTATGGATACTGTGGGGCATTTGGAATATGCGATTCATCGAAACGAACCATTTGCAGTTGCTTAAAGGGGTTTAAGCCTAGGAATATAGAGGAATGGAGTAGAGGTAATTGGAGTAGTGGATGTTCTAGGACTACCCTTTTGCATTGCCAAAGAGATAACAATGGCAGTGGAGCAAGCCAAGGTGATGATGGGTTTTTggagatgaagatgatgaaagtGCCAGCATTTCCGCATCTGTCATCAATAAGTAACGGCCAGTGCAAAGACCAATGCATGAACATGAAGAATTGTTCGTGCGTGGCTTATGCGTATGATGATGGCATTGGTTGCATGTTGTGGAGTGGAGATTTGATTGATGTCCAGAAATTCTCCGCTAGCGGCGTCGATCTTTACATTCGTCTGCCATCTTCGGAACTGG ATAAAGAGAAAAGCAGTAAGGTCATTGTTATTACAACAGTAACTGCGGGCATAGTCGTTATTACAATTTCTGCACTCTTCCTATGGTGTGGGATGGCTAAACAAAGAG GAACGAATAAAAGACACAAACAGATCAAACACAAATCTTATAGTGAAAATGTACGAGAAAGTTTAATTGGTGTTAAACTCCAGCAGCTTCCACTATTCAATTTCGAAGAACTTGCCACCGCGACCAACAACTTCCATCCCGAAAAAAGGCTAGGGCAGGGTGGTTTTGGTCCGGTTTACAAG GGAACATTAGATGATGGAAAAGAAATAGCAGTGAAGAGATTGTCAAAAGCTTCGGGGCAAGGATTGGAAGAATTTATGAACGAAGTGGTGGTTATTTCAAAGCTCCAACATCGAAATCTGGTTAGATTACTTGGGTGTTGTGTTGAAGCAGAAGAGAAGATACTCGTCTATGAGTTCATGCCCAATAAAAGTTTGGATGCTTTTCTATTTG ATCCTATTAGACAAAGACTTTTGGATTGGAGAAAACGCTTCAACATTATTGAAGGGATTAGTCGAGGATTGCTTTATCTTCATAGAGATTCAAGATTAAAGATTATACATAGAGATCTAAAAGCAAGTAATGTTTTACTTGACCAagatttaaatccaaaaatttctGATTTTGGGATGGCCAGGATCTTCGGAGGTGACGAAAATCAAGCCAATACTAAAAGGGTTGTTGGAACTTA TGGTTATATGTCTCCTGAGTATGCAATGCAAGGGCAATTTTCAGAGAAATCAGATGTGTTCAGCTATGGAGTTCTACTACTAGAGATTGTTAGTGGAAGAAGAAACACAAGCTTTTACAACAATAAGGATGACCTCAGTCTCTTGGGATAT gCATGGAAATTATGGAGGGAAGGCAATATTTGGGGCTTAGTAGACAAGGTGATTTTAGAGTCGAAATCATattcaaataatgaaaaagaaatatggagATGCATACATGTTGGATTGCTATGCGTTCAAGAATATACTAAAGATAGACCCACTATATCTACTGTTATTTCAATGCTTAATAGTGAGATTTCAGATCTTAACACTCCAAAGCAACCTGCTTTCACTCAAGCGCCACTAATGAGCCATGATGTTGAAGATAGAGGTTCACTTAATGGTGTAACTCTTACAAACCTTGATGGTcgataa
- the LOC105775638 gene encoding G-type lectin S-receptor-like serine/threonine-protein kinase At1g11330 isoform X1, whose amino-acid sequence MGKTISCSVLLALISCFYLLFATALDTITPSKSIKDPDVIISQKGLFRLGFFSLVNSSNRYVGILYHQIPIQTVVWVANRNRPLKDSSGILTISDDGNLVVSNGKAEILWSTNVNNTAPNATTAQLLDSGNLVLSNGEDGASSLWESFEDPSNAFIETMKISTDVKTGRKVELKSWKSIDDPSDGNFSLSLEPFNSPEGIIRKNNQLYYRTGPWNGNTFIGLIDKYAAYLEGFYVADNPQQPYYMTYEFSNDSMLIYSELDSQGKFIEWKWDEGKGNWINKYSSYQTNCDVYGYCGAFGICDSSKRTICSCLKGFKPRNIEEWSRGNWSSGCSRTTLLHCQRDNNGSGASQGDDGFLEMKMMKVPAFPHLSSISNGQCKDQCMNMKNCSCVAYAYDDGIGCMLWSGDLIDVQKFSASGVDLYIRLPSSELDKEKSSKVIVITTVTAGIVVITISALFLWCGMAKQRGTNKRHKQIKHKSYSENVRESLIGVKLQQLPLFNFEELATATNNFHPEKRLGQGGFGPVYKGTLDDGKEIAVKRLSKASGQGLEEFMNEVVVISKLQHRNLVRLLGCCVEAEEKILVYEFMPNKSLDAFLFDPIRQRLLDWRKRFNIIEGISRGLLYLHRDSRLKIIHRDLKASNVLLDQDLNPKISDFGMARIFGGDENQANTKRVVGTYGYMSPEYAMQGQFSEKSDVFSYGVLLLEIVSGRRNTSFYNNKDDLSLLGYAWKLWREGNIWGLVDKVILESKSYSNNEKEIWRCIHVGLLCVQEYTKDRPTISTVISMLNSEISDLNTPKQPAFTQAPLMSHDVEDRGSLNGVTLTNLDGR is encoded by the exons ATGGGAAAAACTATTAGCTGCTCTGTTTTACTAGCTTTAATATCTTGCTTTTACTTACTATTTGCCACTGCTTTAGACACAATAACACCATCAAAATCCATCAAAGACCCTGATGTTATAATCTCCCAGAAAGGTCTTTTCCGATTGGGATTCTTCAGCTTGGTTAACTCCAGCAATCGTTATGTAGGGATATTGTACCATCAAATCCCCATACAAACTGTTGTATGGGTGGCAAATAGAAACAGGCCTCTCAAAGACTCTTCTGGGATTCTCACCATATCAGATGATGGCAACCTTGTTGTTTCCAATGGAAAAGCTGAGATTCTTTGGTCAACAAATGTTAACAATACAGCTCCTAATGCAACAACTGCCCAGCTTTTAGACTCCGGAAACCTTGTCCTTAGTAATGGTGAGGATGGAGCAAGCAGCTTATGGGAGAGTTTCGAAGATCCTTCTAATGCCTTCATTGAAACTATGAAGATCAGCACTGATGTTAAAACGGGTCGTAAAGTGGAGCTGAAATCATGGAAAAGCATTGATGACCCATCTGATGGTAACTTTTCTCTTAGCCTTGAACCTTTCAACAGTCCAGAGGGCATCATTAGGAAGAATAACCAGCTCTATTATCGGACCGGTCCATGGAATGGGAATACCTTTATTGGCTTAATAGATAAGTACGCTGCTTATCTTGAAGGGTTTTATGTTGCAGATAATCCACAACAACCGTACTATATGACTTACGAATTTTCTAATGACTCTATGTTGATATACAGTGAATTAGATTCTCAAGGAAAATTCattgaatggaaatgggatgaGGGGAAAGGGAACTGGATAAACAAGTACTCTAGTTATCAAACAAATTGTGATGTTTATGGATACTGTGGGGCATTTGGAATATGCGATTCATCGAAACGAACCATTTGCAGTTGCTTAAAGGGGTTTAAGCCTAGGAATATAGAGGAATGGAGTAGAGGTAATTGGAGTAGTGGATGTTCTAGGACTACCCTTTTGCATTGCCAAAGAGATAACAATGGCAGTGGAGCAAGCCAAGGTGATGATGGGTTTTTggagatgaagatgatgaaagtGCCAGCATTTCCGCATCTGTCATCAATAAGTAACGGCCAGTGCAAAGACCAATGCATGAACATGAAGAATTGTTCGTGCGTGGCTTATGCGTATGATGATGGCATTGGTTGCATGTTGTGGAGTGGAGATTTGATTGATGTCCAGAAATTCTCCGCTAGCGGCGTCGATCTTTACATTCGTCTGCCATCTTCGGAACTGG ATAAAGAGAAAAGCAGTAAGGTCATTGTTATTACAACAGTAACTGCGGGCATAGTCGTTATTACAATTTCTGCACTCTTCCTATGGTGTGGGATGGCTAAACAAAGAG GAACGAATAAAAGACACAAACAGATCAAACACAAATCTTATAGTGAAAATGTACGAGAAAGTTTAATTGGTGTTAAACTCCAGCAGCTTCCACTATTCAATTTCGAAGAACTTGCCACCGCGACCAACAACTTCCATCCCGAAAAAAGGCTAGGGCAGGGTGGTTTTGGTCCGGTTTACAAG GGAACATTAGATGATGGAAAAGAAATAGCAGTGAAGAGATTGTCAAAAGCTTCGGGGCAAGGATTGGAAGAATTTATGAACGAAGTGGTGGTTATTTCAAAGCTCCAACATCGAAATCTGGTTAGATTACTTGGGTGTTGTGTTGAAGCAGAAGAGAAGATACTCGTCTATGAGTTCATGCCCAATAAAAGTTTGGATGCTTTTCTATTTG ATCCTATTAGACAAAGACTTTTGGATTGGAGAAAACGCTTCAACATTATTGAAGGGATTAGTCGAGGATTGCTTTATCTTCATAGAGATTCAAGATTAAAGATTATACATAGAGATCTAAAAGCAAGTAATGTTTTACTTGACCAagatttaaatccaaaaatttctGATTTTGGGATGGCCAGGATCTTCGGAGGTGACGAAAATCAAGCCAATACTAAAAGGGTTGTTGGAACTTA TGGTTATATGTCTCCTGAGTATGCAATGCAAGGGCAATTTTCAGAGAAATCAGATGTGTTCAGCTATGGAGTTCTACTACTAGAGATTGTTAGTGGAAGAAGAAACACAAGCTTTTACAACAATAAGGATGACCTCAGTCTCTTGGGATAT gCATGGAAATTATGGAGGGAAGGCAATATTTGGGGCTTAGTAGACAAGGTGATTTTAGAGTCGAAATCATattcaaataatgaaaaagaaatatggagATGCATACATGTTGGATTGCTATGCGTTCAAGAATATACTAAAGATAGACCCACTATATCTACTGTTATTTCAATGCTTAATAGTGAGATTTCAGATCTTAACACTCCAAAGCAACCTGCTTTCACTCAAGCGCCACTAATGAGCCATGATGTTGAAGATAGAGGTTCACTTAATGGTGTAACTCTTACAAACCTTGATGGTcgataa